The genomic region CCCAGAGGGAGGCTCGGGCGCCCACGGTCTCAGCTCGCGAGGACGCGCCGGCGGCCCGCGTGGCGAGCCTCCGCGTCCACCCGCTCGAGCGCCGCTCGGACGTCGCGCCGCGCGAGGCGCAGCCGGGAGTACACGGTGTTCACCGGGACACGCAGCGCGCGCGCCAGCTCGGGCGCGGGCACGTCCTCGAGGTCGTGCGCCAGCCACACGCGGCGGCGCTCCGCGTCCAGCTCTTGCGACACGCGCCGGAGCCGGAGCAGCGCGCGGCTCACGTCTGCCGCGTGCGACGGATCGGTGTGCACCCGGGGCTCGGTCGCATCATCGAGGGGCACACCCCGGCGCGCGCGCTTGCGCTCCAGCGCCACACGCCGCGCGATGCCGGTGACCCACGGGCGGACGGGTCGGCTCGGGTCGAAGCGCGAGGCCAGGCTGTGCACGCGCAGCAGCACATCGTGCAGGCAGTCCTCCGCGTCGTCCGGGGGCACACCCCAGCGGCGCAGCTGCGCCAGCAGGTAGCCGCGCTCCGAGCGATAGAGCGCCTCGAGGCCGACAGGCGCGAGGGGGCGCGCGGCGTCGCGCGCGGGAGCGCGAGCGAGCTTGGGCGTGGGTCACGGGGAACGGGCGAGAGAGGGTCCGAGAACGGAGCGCGTCACGCTGGGTGGGTGTGGCTCGACGGGCCCCCTCGTCACTCGTTCTGCATCGGGCGGCACACGGGGCCCACCGTCGGCGCCTATCGCCAGGTGCGCACCGCGTCGAGGCCCGCGCGGGGTTCGCGACGAGCCGAGCGACCGTCGTTCAGCGCAGCGTCACTCCCAGGTAGGCCGCTGGGCGCGTCGCGCCCCCGTCCGCGTAGGCGACCAGCGGCACGGTGCGCACGTCCTCGTTGGAGCTCCCTTGGTAGGCGCGCAGGGCATGGCCCACCGCGATGCCGGCCGCGAAGTCGCGGTGCACGAGCCCGGCCGGGGGGGTCACGTCCACCAGCCGCGTGCCCGTCTGCACGCAGTTGCGGCGGTACTGGATGGTGCCGTCCGGGAGGATGCGGTGGATGCGGTTGGTCTCGGTGCACTGCAGCACGGGCACCTCGACCCGCTGCGTACGGAAGGTCACGCGCACGTCCTCGCCGCGCGGGGTCAGCGTCGCCACCACGCCCTCCACCACGGACGAGCTGTAGTCGCCCACGTCACGCACCCAGCTCACGCCGTCGCGCATGAGCGCGAAGGGGCGCAGCCCGCGCGCCGTGTACGGGAAGCGCGGGTTGTCGCGCACGGCCACGGCGGCCGCGCGGCGCACGGCGTTCAGCGCGGCCACCCGCGGACCGCGCTGGGTCTGCGCGGGCTGCAGCAGCTGGGCCAACGCCACGGCGTGAGCGCGCTCGCCGGCCTCCAGCTCACAGCGGTAGTAGGCGGCGGCCAGCACCGAGCCCGCGGGCGTGTCCACCGAGGCCTCCACGTCTTCTGGGCTCGCCGGGCGCTGCCCCTCGAGGTAGTCGTGCCACGCGCGGCGCAGCTCCGGGGCGCACCCGCGCACGGCCCCGGGGCCGCCTTGAGCCAGACGCAGCTCGAACTCGAAGGCCTGCTCCATGGCGGCGCGGTTCTCGGCGTGCGCGCGGGTCCACTCGGTGAAGGCCGCTTCGCCCAGCGTGGTGACCATCGGGAGCAGCTCGGGCACGCGCGCCCCGAGCGCGCGGAAGGCCGTGTCGTGCAGCTGCGCCAGGCGCTTGGTGCGGAAGAACTGCACGCGCGCGAACACCCGCTCGGTCTCGTCCAGGCGGGACGCGGAGAGCGCCTGCTCGAAGGCGCGCGGATCGAGCGCGAGGGCGTCGTGCCGCACCTGCACCCAGCCGGCGAGCTCTTGGTCGCGCAGCAGGTCGTCGGGGGCGATGCCCGCGCTGCCGAGCGGCCGGGCGTAGGGCGCGCGGTCCCAGGACGCCACGTTCCACACCAGCGCAGCGCGCAGCAGCTCGTCGGGGAGCGCCTCGGCGCGGTCCAGCCAGTAGAGCATCTCGTCCGCCTGCACGCCGCGGTTGCCACACACGAACATGCCCACCGCGCTGCGGGCCGCGCGCTCAGGCGCTGGCATGGTGGTGTCCTGCGCGTAGCCGGCGCAGCGCAGCTCGGCCCGGCGGTCGCTCGCGGTCAGCGCGTAGCCCAGCAGCGCGTCGAGCGCGGTGTCGGGCATGTCGGTCTCGTTCACGAGCAGCTGCCGGTAGGCGGCCAGCCACGCCTGCTGGTGCGCGTCGCGGGGGAACGAGCACGCGAAGCGCGCCGCGAAGGTGAGGTCGCC from Sandaracinaceae bacterium harbors:
- a CDS encoding RNA polymerase sigma factor, yielding MLAQLRRWGVPPDDAEDCLHDVLLRVHSLASRFDPSRPVRPWVTGIARRVALERKRARRGVPLDDATEPRVHTDPSHAADVSRALLRLRRVSQELDAERRRVWLAHDLEDVPAPELARALRVPVNTVYSRLRLARRDVRAALERVDAEARHAGRRRVLAS